Genomic window (Candidatus Angelobacter sp.):
GCCGGACAGGGCGCGCAGGTCGTGGGCATGGGCCAGGACTTGGCCGCTGCGTTTCCGGCCGCCCGTGTCTGGTTCGACCACGCCAACGCCGCGCTGGGCTATGACCTCACCGCGGTTTGTTTCAACGGTCCGGACTCGGAGTTGACCAAGACGGAAAACGCGCAGCCGGCAATTTTCCTCGTGAGCTGGGTCGCCTTCCAGTTGCTCCGGGAGCGCGTGCCGGCGTTGAAGTTCGAGGCGGTGGCGGGATTGTCGCTCGGCGAATTCACGGCGTTGACGGCAGCGGGCGCCATGAGTTTCGAGGACGGCTTGCGAATCGTGCGCCAGCGCGGTCGGTTCATGCAGGAAGCATGCGAGAAGACGCGCGGTGGCATGGCGGCGGTCATCGGACTCGACGAAGTGGCCACGCGCGAAGTCTGCGCCGAAGCGGGAGTCGTGCTGGCAAATCTCAACTGCCCGGGCCAACTCGTGATCTCCGGCGAATCGGACAAGATCGCGCAGGCCGTCGAACTTGCCAAAGCCAGGGGCGCGAAGCGCGCGGTTCCATTACCGGTTGCAGGCGCATATCACTCGCCGCTCATGGCTGGCGCGCAGCCGAAGCTGCAAGCCGAACTCGCGAACATAAAACTGTCCACGCCGGCAGTCACGGTGGTTTCCAATGTATCAGCCCACTCACACACGACACCCGACCAGATCGCCGCGCGGCTTGTCGAGCAGGTGACGTCGTCGGTGCGCTGGGAGGAATCCATGCGGTACTTGCTCGCGCAAGGCTTCACGCGATTCATTGAACTGGGACCGGGCACCGCGTTGAGCGGTTTCATGAGGCGCATCGACAGAAGCGCCCGGATCCTCAACGTCGCAGACGCGGCAAGCCTTGAGACCACGGTAAAGGAGCTGGCGGGGTGATTGTCACGATTAAGGAACCAGAACCGGGGAGGGGGAGAAAATCAAGTCAGGGTGCTTCCGCCGCCTGGCTGGCGGGATTTTCTTGTTCATTCACGGTTGTTCGTGGTTAAAGAGCCGCAGCTATGAGTCAACTTGCCAATCAGGTCGCTGTTGTGACTGGAGCGGGCCGCGGCATCGGCCGCGCCATCGCGTTGAAATTCGCCGCCGAAGGCGCGGATATTGCCTGCGTCTCGCGCACCGCGGAGAACTCGGCAAAGGTGGCCGACGAAGTTCGAGCGCTCGGACGCAAGGCCTGGGCGCACGCCGTGGACGTTGCGGACGCGAAAGCCGTCACGAAGGCGGGCGAAAAGATTCTGGCCGAGGCGGGGCGCGTGGACATTCTGGTCAACAACGCCGGCGTGACTCGAGACGGTTTGCTGATGCGGATGAGCGAGGAAGACTGGGATACGGTCCTCGACACGAACCTGAAGGGCGCGTTTCTGTT
Coding sequences:
- the fabD gene encoding ACP S-malonyltransferase yields the protein MSKTALLFAGQGAQVVGMGQDLAAAFPAARVWFDHANAALGYDLTAVCFNGPDSELTKTENAQPAIFLVSWVAFQLLRERVPALKFEAVAGLSLGEFTALTAAGAMSFEDGLRIVRQRGRFMQEACEKTRGGMAAVIGLDEVATREVCAEAGVVLANLNCPGQLVISGESDKIAQAVELAKARGAKRAVPLPVAGAYHSPLMAGAQPKLQAELANIKLSTPAVTVVSNVSAHSHTTPDQIAARLVEQVTSSVRWEESMRYLLAQGFTRFIELGPGTALSGFMRRIDRSARILNVADAASLETTVKELAG